The Gemmatimonas aurantiaca T-27 DNA segment GGCGGCGGCCACGACCAGCAGCGCGGCCGAATCGGGCGCCTCCGGCAGCAGCGGCGTTTCCAGCGCCCGCACCCTGAGCGGCTCCGCGAGCGTCAGGCCCAGCAGCCGGGCCAGTTCCGCGCCGGCCGCCTCGGCTTCGGTACGCGATCGCACCAGTGCGACACGCGCACGGTCCGCCTCGAGCGACGTCCGCAGCCCCACGGCGTCCGAAACCAATCCTTCTCGCAAGCGGGCCGCGTCCACGTCAGCGATCTGTCGCAACGCCTCGGCCTGACGCTCCAGCACCACGAGCTGGCCAGCGGTCCGGGCCGCGTGCAACCATCCGCGTGCCACATCGAGATCGGCGCTGCGCCAATCGACGAGGCGATCGCCATGTGCCCGTGTGGTGCCTGCCGCGGCCGATTGCCGCAGCGCCAGCCGGCGCCCGGAAAAGTCGAAGGGCACGTAAGCGGTGGTGAAGATGTCCGGCTGGAGCGCACTGCCCAGATTCTCACGGCGCCATTCCAGGGACGGATTGGCCCACTGCGTGCTTTCTCGGACCCGGCCAATGGCCGTCTGCTCACGTGCGTCCGCGAGGCGGTGCAATGGCCCACGGGCACGCGCCGTCTCCAGCGCCTCGCGGAGATCGACCGCCGCGGTCTGGCGCGACGCACCGGCAGCCGCTTCCTGGGCATCGAGAGGGGCCGCGGCGGTGACGACCAGCATCACCACCGCGATGAACCGCGCAGCGCCGCGCGGTCGCGCACGCTCGGCGGCGCGGGGAATCGGTTCGCTCATGCGGGATTGTATTTCCGTTGCATGAACGTTCCGTGAACGGCATCACCGTCACAGTGTGGCCGTCCGCGGCGGACGGTGTCACGCCCCCGCGCTCACCATCACGCCGACGTGATCCAATTCGCATTTCCGATTCAAGTCAGGGCGTCGGGCCGCCGATGAACACTTTGCGGCGCAACACATCGCGCCAGGCTGACTGTTTCTGTCCCGCGCCCGCTCCAAAAATGTCTCCGATTATTCAACAGACGATCGACGGCGATCGTCCTCTCATCGAGCCACTGACCCGCCTCGTTCGGGCCTATGACCGAGCGATCCACGCGTGTGAAGCGTTCGACCACGCCGCATCGCGTGAAGCCATTGGTGTCCTGCGGTGTGCGCTCGAACTCGACTCGAGTGCTTCGCGAAGCTTCGATGCACTCTACGCGTGGTGCGAAGAGGCGGTGGATTGCCGAGATTTTGTGGGGGCGGCCCAGTGCCTGCGTACGCTCCGCAATGCATGGCGCGCAGCCACGAATCCGTCGGCCGATGTACCGACCAGCCTCGAGACCCCACCGGATCGGTGGTCGGAGACGCGGTCGGTGATCGTCCCCCGCACCGACATTCCCGTTAGCTGAATACCCGACTCCGCCCGTGGGGGTGGAGTTATCCCTGGGCCAACGGCAGCCGGACCACGAACACCGATCCGCCCGCGGTGCCCTCTGCGACGTCGATACGCCCACCGTGGCGGCGGACGATCCACATCGCAATGGCGAGCCCAAGCCCGCTGCCATCCGCCCGTTTGTGGCGGGCGTCTTCGCCTCGGTAGAAACGATCGAAGATCCGGGCGCGGTCGCTGGCCGGAATGCCAATGCCGTTGTCTTCGACCTCGAAGCGGGCCACCCCGTTGTCTGGACGCACCGACAGCCGGACATCGCCACCTTCGTGCCCGTAGCGCAGCGCGTTGTCCACCAGTACGCCCACCAGGCGGCTCAGCAGCACCGGATCCCCCAGCACAGGTGTTTCCTCGAGAACCACAAAATCGAGGCTGAGCCCCAGCTTGACCGCCTGGGGGCGCCACCGGGGCAACTCATCGGCGACCAGGTCATCAAGGAACAAGCGTCGCAACACGGGCGCTTCGTCGCCCATCGCGTCGGCACGCGCCAACTGGAGCAGTTCGTCCACCTGATGTGAGACGGCGCGCAGTTCGCCGTCGAGTGCGATCAACACATCACCGCGCGCGACCTCGCCGGTCACGTCGGCACCATCCGGACCCTGCACACTCACACCCAACATCGCCAGCTCCACACGAGCACGCATGCGGGCAATCGGTGTGCGCAGCTCGTGCGCCGCATCGGCCAGAAACTCACGCTGCTGCGAGAGCGCCCCATCGAGCCGGTCGAGCAGCGCATTGAAGCGCAGACCCAGACGCCCGATCTCGTCACGCGGATCGTCCACGGGCAACCGAATACCGCTGGCCGGAGCGATGCGCGCCGCAGCATCGGCCATGGCGCCAACCGGACGCAACGTACGGCCCGTGAGCCACCATCCGGCCCCAGCGGCGCACAGCACCAGAAACGGAATGCCGATGAGGAACCACCGATCCACTTGCTGCTGCAGTGCGAGCATGTTGCTGAGGCTCGCACGCACTTCCACGTAGTATCCCGGCGCCAGCGGCGGGTCGAGTGGCACACGCATCACCCGCACCGGTCCCACCGGCAGGTCCTGTGCGCGGCGGGCCAGCTTGGCGGAGTCGCCCACCATCGACCCATCGGGACGGCGCACCCGGATGGCTCGATCTTCGAACACCAACTCCTCGGTCACATGCACGATGGTGCCTTCGATCGTGCGCAGCTCGTGGATCTCCGTGCGAAAGAACTGCTGCACAAAGCCCGCCGACGCGGCCACCGATTCCGAAAACTCCCGCTCCAGCGTGGCGCGCAAGGCGAATCGCAGCGCTGTCGCCGCCGACAACAACACCACCAGCAGCGTGGTGGCATACAGCGCAGTGAACCGCAGTCGGATACGCGGCAGATGCGCATCGGGGCGCAGCGCCATCCGCGGGCGGAGTGGTGTCTCCCG contains these protein-coding regions:
- a CDS encoding TolC family protein; this translates as MSEPIPRAAERARPRGAARFIAVVMLVVTAAAPLDAQEAAAGASRQTAAVDLREALETARARGPLHRLADAREQTAIGRVRESTQWANPSLEWRRENLGSALQPDIFTTAYVPFDFSGRRLALRQSAAAGTTRAHGDRLVDWRSADLDVARGWLHAARTAGQLVVLERQAEALRQIADVDAARLREGLVSDAVGLRTSLEADRARVALVRSRTEAEAAGAELARLLGLTLAEPLRVRALETPLLPEAPDSAALLVVAAAARPEIRAREALVRETERRLAAEQRGVFGEVQLQGGTKETSGVMTGQVGIAMPLPFFNRNDGARQRARGESMEARLQLEDVRRSVHGAVRVALLHYRSLRATQPDASTFGSRGRDVGDIARIAYREGHISLTELLDAERASADAMQAHLQWQVDAWLARFELERAVGARLDADSPLDLPLLSTLVPGR
- a CDS encoding sensor histidine kinase; its protein translation is MALRPDAHLPRIRLRFTALYATTLLVVLLSAATALRFALRATLEREFSESVAASAGFVQQFFRTEIHELRTIEGTIVHVTEELVFEDRAIRVRRPDGSMVGDSAKLARRAQDLPVGPVRVMRVPLDPPLAPGYYVEVRASLSNMLALQQQVDRWFLIGIPFLVLCAAGAGWWLTGRTLRPVGAMADAAARIAPASGIRLPVDDPRDEIGRLGLRFNALLDRLDGALSQQREFLADAAHELRTPIARMRARVELAMLGVSVQGPDGADVTGEVARGDVLIALDGELRAVSHQVDELLQLARADAMGDEAPVLRRLFLDDLVADELPRWRPQAVKLGLSLDFVVLEETPVLGDPVLLSRLVGVLVDNALRYGHEGGDVRLSVRPDNGVARFEVEDNGIGIPASDRARIFDRFYRGEDARHKRADGSGLGLAIAMWIVRRHGGRIDVAEGTAGGSVFVVRLPLAQG